One stretch of Salarias fasciatus chromosome 19, fSalaFa1.1, whole genome shotgun sequence DNA includes these proteins:
- the pccb gene encoding propionyl-CoA carboxylase beta chain, mitochondrial: protein MMAAFSVARTSCGLINGLRVSFRGLARVKYGAVCASVPQRDGRWYSSVGHLSVKERIEQKRKAALVGGGQKRIEAQHKRGKLTARERVQLLLDPDSFEESDMFVEHRCADFGMEQDRNKFPGDSVVTGRGRINGRLVYVFSQDFTVFGGSLSGAHAQKICKIMDQAMTVGAPVIGLNDSGGARIQEGVESLAGYADIFLRNVLASGVVPQISLIMGPCAGGAVYSPALTDFTFMVKDTSYLFITGPDVVKSVTNEDVTQEELGGAKTHTSVSGVAHHAFENDVEALLNLREFFNFLPLSNQDPAPVRECHDPSDRLVPSLDTIVPFESTKAYDMLDIIQAIVDERDFFEIMPNYAKNIVVGFARMNGRTVGIVGNQPKVASGCLDINSSVKGARFVRFCDAFNIPIITFVDVPGFLPGTAQEYGGIIRHGAKLLFAFAEATVPKITIITRKAYGGAYDVMSSKHLRGDVNYAWPTAEVAVMGAKGAVQIIFRGKENQAEAEAEYVEKFANPFPAAVRGFVDDIIEPAVTRKKICRDLEVLASKKQVNPWKKHANIPL, encoded by the exons ATGATGGCGGCCTTCAGTGTGGCTCGGACTAGCTGCGGACTCATCAACGGCTTGAGGGTCTCCTTCAGGGGTCTGGCGCGGGTGAAATATGGTGCAGTTTGTGCGTCGGTACCGCAGCGGGACGGCCGGTGGTACTCCTCGGTGGGCCATCTGTCCGTTAAGGAGAGGATTGAGCAGAAGCGAAAAGCGGCGCTGGTCGGAGGAGGTCAGAAGAGAATCGAAGCACAACACAAGAGG GGTAAGCTGACAGCCCGGGAGCGagtgcagctcctgctggacCCCGACTCCTTCGAGGAGTCCGACATGTTTGTGGAGCATCGCTGTGCTGACTTTGGCATGGAGCAGGACAGAAATAAG TTCCCTGGTGACAGCGTTGTGACCGGCCGCGGCAGGATCAATGGCAGGCTGGTTTACGTCTTCAGTCAG GACTTCACTGTGTTTGGTGGCAGTTTGTCTGGAGCTCATGCGCAGAAGATCTGTAAG atTATGGACCAGGCCATGACGGTCGGCGCACCTGTCATCGGACTCAATGACTCCGGCGGCGCTCGGATCCAGGAGGGAGTGGAATCTCTGGCTGGATACGCAGATATTTTCCTG AGGAATGTGTTGGCTTCAGGAGTCGTCCCTCAGATCTCGCTCATCATGGGTCCGTGTGCAGGAGGGGCTGTGTACTCGCCCGCGCTGACAGATTTCACCTTCATGGTGAAG gacacGTCGTACCTGTTCATCACAGGGCCCGATGTTGTGAAGTCCGTCACCAATGAAGATGTGActcaggaggagctgggtggagccAAAACTCACACGTCTGTGTCCG gcgTCGCTCACCACGCCTTCGAGAACGACGTGGAGGCTCTGCTCAACCTGCGGGAGTTCTTCAATTTCCTTCCTCTCAGCAATCAGGACCCGGCTCCCGTCAGGGAGTGTCACGACCCCAG CGATCGTCTGGTGCCGTCGCTGGACACCATCGTCCCGTTTGAGTCGACGAAAGCCTACGACATGCTGGACATCATTCAGGCa ATCGTGGATGAGAGAGACTTCTTCGAGATCATGCCCAACTACGCCAAAAACATCGTGGTGGGATTCGCCCGGATGAACGGGCGCACCGTAGGCATCGTGGGTAATCAGCCCAAAGTGGCCTCCG GATGTTTGGACATCAACTCCTCGGTGAAGGGAGCTCGCTTTGTTCGCTTCTGTGACGCTTTCAACATTCCCATCATCACCTTTGTGGATGTCCCAGGATTCCTGCCAG GTACGGCTCAGGAGTACGGGGGCATCATCCGGCACGGAGCCAAGCTGCTGTTTGCGTTCGCTGAAGCCACCGTCCCCaaaatcaccatcatcaccaggaag GCGTACGGAGGAGCCTACGACGTGATGAGCTCCAAACACTTGAGAGGAGACGTGAACTACGCCTGGCCCACGGCTGAGGTGGCCGTCATGGGCGCCAAG GGCGCCGTCCAGATCATCTTCAGAGGGAAGGAGAACCAGGCCGAGGCGGAGGCCGAATACGTGGAGAAGTTTGCCAACCCTTTTCCCGCCGCCGTCAGAG GCTTCGTGGACGACATCATCGAGCCGGCCGTCACTCGCAAGAAGATCTGCCGAGACCTGGAGGTCCTGGCCAGCAAGAAGCAGGTCAACCCCTGGAAGAAGCACGCCAACATTCCCCTGTGA
- the msl2a gene encoding E3 ubiquitin-protein ligase MSL2a has product MDPPNATALYVSASRAVLQCDPRQPHTFAEMYKLLPFFRQSLACLVCGKLLQDPISTTNPECPHYVCLGCKGQKMQIRLACNRCKDYSCFQENKQLSLLVQCYKKLCLYVTHSALLQSISSRVGGSPEVMALLEEVMSHKEELEIEDQSLAQGDTNPSAVESLTPTEAPPAPSALSAAPQSSSSDPPCSLAPQECNGGVLEELVPSSPELEVCEVVEEQPQGGLSVSSTACGGLELSLTTEPLAPTPGTVCSLRDGESSSRELEEGEVLLLSVEEVLQTLDPLQPGRDSLHTQPERTHTHTNITTDRTHTQMYIQLDAAHDYTQIPLDRTNTVTSHGAHIHSSFDPPPASKPPPVRLNRKRSRSESDREKVKPLPIASILQGSSSNQHTPNLSHTLHTQPPTPTLTVPAHTYSSLSNGAPLKPSRPTPNYNKGARKHVEPSPKKPHAKARSGGGGTKTKDRSKDQRLMAGCLVPSAPVRSHYKKPVEKKGCKCGRATQNPSVLTCRGQRCPCYSNRKACLDCICRGCQNSYMANGEKKLEAFAVPEKALEQTRLTLGINLTSITAAAALRNPATTSIRANTLLNVATATGTPVATAFLSPSPPQDPGYEDSLELLIG; this is encoded by the exons ATGGACCCTCCTAATGCAACCGCTCTGTACGTGTCTGCAAGCCGGGCTGTGCTGCAGTGCGACCCTCGGCAGCCTCACACCTTCGCAGAGATGTACAAGTTACTGCCCTTCTTCCGACAGTCCCTCGCCTGCCTCGTCTGTG GAAAACTTCTCCAGGATCCCATCTCAACAACCAACCCCGAGTGTCCACATTACGTCTGCTTAGGCTGCAAAGGCCAGAAGATGCAGATCAGGTTGGCTTGCAACCGCTGTAAGGACTATTCCTGCTTCCAGGAGAACAAACAGCTGTCTTTATTGGTGCAGTGCTACAAGAAGCTCTGCCTCTATGTGACTCATTCAGCGCTGCTGCAGTCCATCAGCAGCCGCGTCGGAGGGTCTCCGGAGGTTATGgccctcctcgaggaggtcatGTCAcacaaggaggagctggagataGAGGACCAAAGCTTAGCACAAGGAGATACAAACCCCTCTGCTGTGGAGTCGCTGACCCCCACGGAGGCCCCGCCTGCCCCATCGGCGCTGTCGGCCGCACCCCAGagctcctcctctgaccctCCCTGCTCGCTCGCGCCGCAGGAATGCAACGGAGGAGTGCTGGAGGAACTCGTACCTTCTTCTCCCGAGCTGGAAGTGTGCGAGGTGGTCGAGGAGCAGCCGCAGGGAGGCCTGTCTGTTTCTAGTACTGCATGCGGTGGTTTGGAACTGAGTCTGACCACTGAACCTTTAGCCCCGACGCCAGGCACTGTGTGCTCACTCAGGGATGGGGAATCAAGTagcagggagctggaggagggggaggtgtTGCTCCTCAGCGTGGAGGAGGTTTTACAGACCTTGGATCCCCTTCAGCCCGGTCGAGACTCACTTCACACACAGCCCGAaaggacgcacacacacacaaacataaccacggacaggacacacactcagatgtacatccagCTGGACGCGGCTCACGACTACACACAGATTCCACTGGACAGGACTAACACGGTGACGTCTCACGGTGCTCATATACACTCGTCCTTCgatcctcctccagcctccaagCCCCCGCCAGTCCGCCTTAACCGGAAACGGTCTCGTTcagagagcgacagagagaaGGTGAAGCCTCTCCCTATCGCGTCCATCCTGCAGGGCTCCTCCTCCAATCAACACACTCCAAACCTCTCGCACACACTACACACTCAGCCGCCCACGCCGACCCTGACTGTACCAGCTCACACGTACTCGTCCCTTTCCAACGGGGCGCCTCTTAAGCCCAGTCGCCCCACGCCAAACTACAACAAAGGTGCCAGGAAGCACGTGGAGCCGAGTCCGAAGAAGCCCCACGCCAAGGCgcgaagcggcggcggcggcaccaAAACCAAGGACCGGAGCAAAGACCAGCGCTTGATGGCAGGATGCCTGGTGCCCTCGGCACCCGTCCGGTCCCATTACAAGAAGCCGGTGGAGAAGAAGGGATGCAAATGTGGCAGGGCCACACAGAATCCATCAGTGTtgacctgcagggggcagcggTGTCCCTGTTACTCAAACCGCAAG GCATGCTTGGATTGTATCTGTCGAGGTTGCCAGAACTCCTACATGGCCAACGGcgagaagaagctggaggccTTCGCCGTGCCAGAGAAAGCCTTGGAACAGACGCGCCTGACGCTCGGCATCAACCTCACCAGCATCACAGCGGCCGCGGCGCTCCGCAACCCGGCGACCACCAGCATTCGCGCCAACACGCTCCTCAACGTCGCCACGGCGACGGGGACTCCCGTGGCCACGGCCTTCCTGTCCCCCAGCCCCCCGCAGGATCCCGGCTACGAGGacagcctggagctgctgattgGATGA